Proteins from a genomic interval of Chanos chanos chromosome 3, fChaCha1.1, whole genome shotgun sequence:
- the LOC115806465 gene encoding intermediate filament protein ON3-like, translating to MSSGGGGGGAGIGAGFGSAFGAAAGYGGGLGVGFGAGYGAGAGGAGFVAPPITAVTVNQSLLAPLNLEIDPTIQTVRTQEKEQIKTLNNRFASFIDKVRFLEQQNKMLETKWSLLQEQTTTRSNIDGMFEAYIANLRRQLDGLGNEKIKLEGELKNMQGLVEDFKNKYEDEINKRAAVENEFVLLKKDVDGAYMSKIELEAKVDALQDEINFLRTIYEAELAELQGQIKDTSVIVEMDNSRNLDMDAIVAEVRAQYEEIANRSRAEAETWYKQKFEEMQTSAGRYGDDLRTTKAEIAELNRMISRLQNEIESVKGQRTSLEAQIAEAEERGELAVKDAKLRIKDLEEALQRAKQDMARQVREYQELMNVKLALDIEIATYRKLLEGEETRLASGGGTATIHIQESSSSAAGGGESGGGFGFAAGGGGGGYGYGGGSGMSMSMSSGGGGGFGFGGSSLSMGGGGGSISMSRSSMQSSRRF from the exons ATGAgcagtggaggtggaggtggaggtgctgGCATCGGTGCTGGCTTCGGTAGTGCCTTCGGTGCTGCAGCAGGCTATGGAGGGGGACTTGGAGTAGGATTCGGGGCTGGTTATGGAGCTGGTGCAGGTGGCGCTGGTTTCGTGGCACCCCCCATCACAGCTGTGACTGTGAACCAGAGCCTGTTGGCCCCCCTCAACCTGGAGATCGACCCCACCATCCAGACTGTCCGTACCCAGGAAAAGGAACAGATCAAGACCCTCAACAACCGCTTTGCATCCTTCATTGACAAG GTACGTTTCCTGGAGCAGCAGAACAAGATGCTGGAGACCAAGTGGAGCCTCCTGCAGGAGCAGACCACCACCCGTTCCAACATCGATGGCATGTTTGAGGCCTACATTGCCAACCTGCGCAGACAGCTTGATGGCCTTGGCAACGAGAAGATCAAGCTGGAGGGAGAGCTAAAGAACATGCAGGGCCTGGTAGAAGACTTCAAGAACAA GTATGAAGATGAAATTAACAAACGTGCTGCGGTAGAGAATGAGTTTGTCCTGCTCAAGAAG GATGTTGACGGTGCCTACATGAGCAAGATAGAACTGGAGGCCAAGGTTGATGCTCTGCAGGATGAGATCAACTTCCTCAGAACGATCTATGAAGCA GAACTGGCTGAGCTCCAGGGACAGATCAAGGACACCTCCGTAATTGTGGAGATGGACAACAGCAGAAACCTTGACATGGATGCCATTGTGGCTGAAGTACGCGCACAGTATGAGGAAATTGCCAACCGCAGCCGTGCAGAGGCCGAGACATGGTACAAGCAGAAG TTTGAGGAAATGCAGACGTCTGCAGGCAGGTACGGAGATGACCTTCGCACCACCAAGGCTGAGATTGCAGAGCTAAACCGCATGATCAGTCGACTCCAGAATGAAATTGAGTCCGTCAAGGGACAG CGCACCAGCCTAGAGGCTCAGATTGCTGAGGCTGAGGAACGTGGAGAGCTTGCTGTGAAGGATGCCAAGCTCCGCATTAAGGACCTGGAGGAGGCCCTGCAGAGAGCCAAGCAGGACATGGCTCGCCAGGTCCGCGAGTACCAGGAACTCATGAACGTCAAACTGGCTTTGGACATTGAGATCGCCACATACAGGAAACTGCTTGAAGGAGAGGAAACCAG ACTTGCCTCAGGCGGTGGAACTGCCACTATTCACATTCAGGAGAGCTCAAGCAGTGCTGCCGGTGGTGGTGAGT CAGGTGGTGGATTTGGCTTTGCCGccggtggtggtggtggtggataTGGGTACGGCGGCGGCAGCGGCATGTCCATGTCAATGAGCAGCGGTGGAGGCGGCGGATTCGGCTTTGGTGGTTCCAGCCTCAGCATGGGAGGAGGCGGTGGGAGCATCTCCATGTCCCGCAGCTCCATGCAGTCCTCACGCCGTTTCTGA